Genomic window (Terriglobus sp. TAA 43):
CAGGGCAAGACAATCCTGTTGCTAACCGGGCAGAACGAAGGGGGCATGGGCATGGTGGCACGCGGCCTGGTGGAGGCACTGGAACCACGCTCGCCGGGACGCGTAGCGTTAGTGCACATGGAAGAAGAAGGCGAGACACCTGTAGAAGGTTCCTTGCTGGCGCTTCGCCCGCTGACGAAAGATGCGGTTGTCACGGTTGGCATGACCATGACGCGGTCACGACTGATCAATCTCTTCCACGAACTACGCTCCACCTACGACTACGTCGTAGTGACAGCACCGCCTGCCTATCAGTGGTTTGAAAGTGTGGAACTGACCACCGTCGCCGACCTGACCGTACTCATCCTTGCCGCGGAAAAAACACGCAGGCCGGTGGTTGAAACGATCTTGACACAGGCCAGCTACATTGGCGGCAACGTGGATGGCCTGGTGATGACAGGCCGCAAATACTACATACCCGGCTGGCTGTACCGCATGCTGCTGGGACGAGGAACAGCATGAAGCTGAGCGCCGTAATGCCGCTGAAGACCACGGGACGGCACTACGCCGACAATATTCCCCGCTGCGATATTCTCTTCTCTTCCCTGCGCCATTTCTCCACGCCGGATATCTTTGACCGCTTCCTGATCGTCGTTCCGCATGACGAAGTGGAAGCTGCAAAGAAGTATTCGCGCGCATGGAACGACTTCCCCATCGAGATTGTCGATGAGAGCGAACACTTCGGTGTCTTCCAGAAGTACAACCAGCGCCACCAGATTCGTAACTGGCACCGGCAGCAGATCATTAAGCTGTACGGCTCCGAACTAATTGACACCGAATACTTCCTGGTCTTCGATCCAGACACGTTCGCCACGCACCCCTTCACCATTGACACGCTGTTGCCCGGCGGCAAAGCGCTGACACATATGCAGTCGCGCGAAATCGAAAAGGTCTTCTGGAGTAACTCCGCAGAGCTGTTGAAGCAGGACCCACATCTGGAAAAGGACGGCATCTGGCTTACGCCTGTGACCATGTCCGCCACGCTATGCCGTGCCCTACACAAGCGCCTGGAAGGCATGTTCAGCATTCCGTGGATGGAGGTCCTTCTACAGCGCTACGCCATGGATTGGACCGAGTACACACTGTACTGGCTGAATGCGGAACAACAAGGATTGATCGATCAGTTCCACGCCTTCCCGCAACCAGGCGGTGTGGAGTTGCACACCAGTCAAAGCATCTGGCGCGCAGGTACGGGCGGCGAGAACCTGCAGAAGTGGGATGCTGCAAAGCATTTCTCGCCGGACGACAAAGGCATCTTCGCCGTGATCCAGAGCAACACCGGCCTGAACATCGATCAGATTACGAAGAAGCTGGAACCGTACATGCCGATTCAGCGTCAACCGTATAACCGGCAGTTTGACGTGAAACTGAAGATTGCAGAAACCTACTCCGCAATTGTCCGGCAGGTAATGAAACGGGCAGGCGGCGCATTAGGCGGCCGCTGATTTAAACTGCCGATGGCAAATAGAAAGGGGACGGTTGCCCCTCCCCTTTTGTATTGCTGTTGAAGTGTTTACATCCCTGCCGGAGGCGGCGGGGGAGGATTGTCGCCGCCACGGCGTTGTCCTTCCGGCCCACCGAAACCGCGACGTCCGAAGCCATGATCCTGAGCAGCCTGCACGGTGTATCCCGTCGGTACCTGGAACAAAGTGGCAACGGGTTCCGCTTTGGTGAGGCCGCTAACCGTCATGGTGTCTGATCCGCGGAATGGGTTCACGTCCGAGCGGCTGAGTTCCACCTTCAGGTCCTGCGAGAACCATTCCTCATGCGTGGTGACAATCGGAGCCGTGTTCCCCATGGTGTTTGCGGGAATGGTGCGCGTGATGCGCTTGCCCGTAGCAACGACACCGGCAATCGTCTTGCTGCCCAGATCGGTAGTGGCAACGTTCTTGTCCTCACGGGGTCCACGATGTGGAGCGCCTTCCGGCTGGGCCTGCGCATTGTCACCGGCTGGCGGAGGTCCCCCAGGGCCGCGACGTCCTGCGCCGCGAGGCTCAGGAATGGCGCGCACAACGGCAATTTTCTTTTCCGTACGAAGCGTCGTAATGGTCTTCGCGACAGGATCAAAGATTGTGATCATCGTGTGCGGCTGGGTATCAGTGCCATGCGCGGGAAACGTAACCTCTTCACGAGTGCGACCCAACGAATCGCGCGAGACCGTGCGCGTGGCGGTGTGCGTAAGCGTGGTGCCATCCTGCAGCTTTTCAGTCGCCGTGGTGGTGAAGGTAGCGGAATACGGCGCGTTGGTTACAGGCTGATGTCCGAAGCCGAACCCCATGGGACCGGGGCCTCCGGGGGCAAATGGGTGAGCGCCCGGCCCGGCGGGTCCCTGAGCCAGGACCGGAAGCGCGGCCAGCAAAACCGAGGCGGAAAGCAGATGCAATTTCATGGTTCGAACTCCTGTAGAAGGACGGTCTGATAACTAAAGACGGGGATTTCTAGAGAAAGTGGCACACGGAAGGAAGAAATTTTTCATTCTGCCTACTGCGGCTGATTTTGCTTGCGTTCCGTATAGCCTGGAGGCGGCTGAAAGAGGATTGCAGCAGGGTCCGCAAAGCTGGCAGACTCCAGCAGCATGGTCTGGGTTCCCATGCGCGGGTCGTCATTCACATTCCGCACCAGGATGCCACCGCCTTCTACGGACATGCAGTTCTCTCGCGTAACGACAATGGGCCGATCGTTGCCAAAGAAATTCACCGGATAAGTTTCCTTTGTCCGACGCGACTTGCAGGAAATCCCCTGCACGGTATCGAAGCCGAGGTCTTCGCTCTTGATCTCCGGGCGCATCTCTGCCGATCCTCCTGGCTGATTCGATAGAACAGCGGCGCCGGAACCTGCCGACGCAATTATGGCTTTAACAGTCTCGGCCCCTAAAGCACCAGCCCCGGTGACAACACCCGATGATGACGGGGTAGCAGGCAGCGTTCGCAGACCAGGATTCTGCGCAGGTCGGTGCATTTCAACCCGGATGTATGTGTGAGGCACACTCTGCCCCTCGCCTTCCTGGTAGAAGTACGTCACTCCGGTGATTGGGTCCACAATGTTCACGCTGCGCATAAGGGTGGAACGGCCCGGCATCTGTATCTCGTTCTCATTCCGAGTGCGGCCATACGCATCACGAATCATCACGCTATGCGTGGTACGCGTAATGTGCGTGCCGTCCGCAAGCGTCTGTTGGATCGTGTGACTGTAAGTAAAAGTGCCTGGTTGGCGTTGAGCGGAAACAGTAACCACAGCAGTAGAAACAAGGAACGCAACCACAGACCATCGGGCCAGCATCCGAACACGCCTTTCTCTTGCAGTGAGGCGATTCTAAGCAGGGCCCTGAAAAATCCGCAACGCCAATTTACGCAGATTAAACCGCTGCCAGCGTACGCAGAATGCTGACGTTGCGAAGGGTATCACCGGGTTCGTCTACAGGAGTTTCCGCAATGAAGGCACAATGAGCAAAACGCGGATCGCGCAGGATGCGGCGGAAGGGTTCCGGGCCAATGGTGCCGTCGCCAATGTGTTCGTGGCGGTCAAGCTTGCTGCCCTGCGGCGCCTTCGCGTCGTTGCAGTGCCACACCTTCACTCGCCTTGTGCCGAAGCTTTCTTCAATGAGCGCGACTGTCTCTTCATAGCCTTCAGCCGTCACAATGTCGTATCCCGCGACGTGAATGTGGCAGGTGTCCAGGCAAACATCGACTGGAGCGCAGCGGTCCAGCATGTGGAGCAAATCCGCTACCTGATCCAATTTGCCACCCATGCTGAACTCGCTGCCCGCGGTGTTTTCAATGAGTATGCGGAGTTGTGAGCTCTGGCAATTAAGACCATCCACAGCGCGTTCGATGTTCTCTGCTGCGTGTTGCAGCGCTTCGGCGCGTGTCAGTCCCTTCCACGAACCAGGATGAAAGACGAGGAA
Coding sequences:
- a CDS encoding DUF6492 family protein: MKLSAVMPLKTTGRHYADNIPRCDILFSSLRHFSTPDIFDRFLIVVPHDEVEAAKKYSRAWNDFPIEIVDESEHFGVFQKYNQRHQIRNWHRQQIIKLYGSELIDTEYFLVFDPDTFATHPFTIDTLLPGGKALTHMQSREIEKVFWSNSAELLKQDPHLEKDGIWLTPVTMSATLCRALHKRLEGMFSIPWMEVLLQRYAMDWTEYTLYWLNAEQQGLIDQFHAFPQPGGVELHTSQSIWRAGTGGENLQKWDAAKHFSPDDKGIFAVIQSNTGLNIDQITKKLEPYMPIQRQPYNRQFDVKLKIAETYSAIVRQVMKRAGGALGGR
- a CDS encoding deoxyribonuclease IV, with amino-acid sequence MNSPRRIGIHLSTSGGTWTAVQRAVDCGANCFQIFSSSPRQWKPSVVSAADAEKMRTLRVQHDISPLTIHASYLINLCSQSEEVRKNSTAAFRGEVERALALGADFLVFHPGSWKGLTRAEALQHAAENIERAVDGLNCQSSQLRILIENTAGSEFSMGGKLDQVADLLHMLDRCAPVDVCLDTCHIHVAGYDIVTAEGYEETVALIEESFGTRRVKVWHCNDAKAPQGSKLDRHEHIGDGTIGPEPFRRILRDPRFAHCAFIAETPVDEPGDTLRNVSILRTLAAV